From a region of the Lactuca sativa cultivar Salinas chromosome 4, Lsat_Salinas_v11, whole genome shotgun sequence genome:
- the LOC111899892 gene encoding probable serine/threonine-protein kinase At1g54610, which produces MGGICGKPAAIDDGRGSSSSRERVPSKASSESRGSRSKRVESFRVKNRGEVRTGSIDKRLNSSRRVRDDHYEKKRDVSEVFIANIPGIGTIPKAIEGEQVVAGWPSWLAAVAGEAINGWLPRRADTFEKLEKIGQGTYSSVYKARDLTNNKVVALKRVRFDNMDPESVKFMAREILILRRLDHPNIIKLEGMVTSRTSCSLYLVFEYMEHDLTGLASLPGAKFTEPQVKCYMQQLLSGLEHCHSRGVLHRDIKGSNLLIDNHGILKIADFGLASFFDHRENVPLTSRVVTLWYRPPELLLGATHYGVAVDLWSTGCILGELYAGKPIMPGRTEVEQLHKIFKLCGSPSEDYWRKSKLRHSAVFKPTQPYRCRIEETFKDVPPVAISLMEMLLAIDPSQRGTALFALKSEFFTTKPHACDPSSLPKYPPSKEIDAKLREEEARRQRAEYKGQKVEKESRGPKDPRAVPAPDANAELAASMQRRQDRANSKSRSEYFSRNKDDTASGFPIENPRLSHYSKDSISDSKPHPPMRESYSGPLVADSWTKSGKKYDDVSITSRADLSSLSGLVSSRILSAEDREKRVSNSNSNCNSSQLDPTNQMGRLSEFTQEFGHSGKHDRKDLSRRYMESGRSSTKEPAQNGHGYKGNNKIHFSGPLGSSNANVDQMLKDHDRHIQEAARRARLDRTRLSKDKADATQMMANPIYMSSRRPR; this is translated from the exons ATGGGTGGGATTTGTGGTAAGCCTGCTGCCATCGATGATGGCAGAGGGAGTTCGAGTTCAAGGGAGAGAGTACCGAGTAAAGCTTCATCAGAATCGCGCGGATCGCGGTCTAAAAGGGTAGAAAGTTTTAGGGTGAAGAATAGAGGTGAGGTAAGAACTGGATCCATCGACAAGAGATTGAATTCTTCACGACGTGTTCGTGATGATCATTACGAGAAGAAGAGAGACGTGTCAGAAGTGTTTATTGCTAATATTCCGGGTATAGGGACTATTCCAAAAGCTATAGAAGGTGAACAAGTCGTGGCAGGTTGGCCTTCTTGGCTTGCTGCTGTAGCTGGTGAAGCCATCAATGGATGGTTACCTCGCCGAGCAGATACATTCGAGAAACTTGAAAAG ATTGGTCAAGGAACTTATAGCAGTGTCTACAAGGCTCGTGATCTCACTAACAATAAAGTTGTTGCTTTAAAAAGAGTGCGTTTTGATAACATGGATCCTGAAAGTGTGAAGTTTATGGCGAGAGAGATTCTTATCTTGCGAAGGCTTGATCATCCCAATATAATCAAGCTTGAAGGAATGGTCACTTCACGCACTTCATGTAGCTTATACCTGGTTTTTGAGTATATGGAACATGATCTTACTGGACTTGCATCTTTACCTGGGGCTAAGTTCACAGAACCACAG GTTAAATGCTACATGCAACAACTGCTAAGTGGACTTGAGCATTGCCATAGTCGTGGTGTTTTACACCGTGACATAAAAGGGTCAAATCTTTTGATAGACAATCATGGAATCTTGAAGATTGCAGATTTTGGTTTAGCAAGTTTTTTTGATCATCGGGAAAATGTGCCATTAACTAGCCGAGTTGTGACTCTTTGGTATCGACCACCTGAACTTCTTCTTGGAGCAACTCATTATGGAGTTGCAGTGGACTTGTGGAGCACAGGATGCATTCTTGGAGAGTTATATGCTGGAAAACCTATCATGCCTGGTCGAACAGAG GTGGAGCAATTGCATAAAATATTCAAACTTTGTGGTTCACCATCTGAGGATTATTGGAGAAAATCAAAATTACGTCATTCAGCAGTGTTTAAACCTACACAACCTTACAGATGTCGAATTGAAGAAACTTTTAAAGATGTTCCTCCTGTTGCTATCAGTCTTATGGAGATGTTACTTGCAATAGATCCTTCACAAAGAGGAACAGCATTATTTGCTCTTAAGAGTGAG TTCTTTACAACAAAACCACATGCTTGTGATCCTTCAAGTTTGCCAAAATATCCTCCCAGCAAAGAAATTGATGCAAAACTGAGGGAGGAAGAAGCTAGAAG ACAAAGAGCGGAATATAAGGGCCAAAAGGTGGAAAAGGAAAGCCGAGGACCGAAAGACCCTCGGGCAGTTCCAGCTCCTGATGCCAATGCTGAGTTAGCTGCATCGATGCAG AGAAGGCAAGACCGAGCAAACTCAAAGAGCAGAAGCGAGTACTTCTCCCGTAACAAAGACGACACGGCTTCCGGTTTCCCAATCGAAAACCCTAGACTTTCCCATTACTCGAAAGATTCAATCAGCGATTCCAAACCACACCCACCAATGCGGGAATCCTATTCCGGCCCGTTGGTTGCGGATTCATGGACAAAATCAGGAAAGAAATACGACGACGTCTCAATCACGAGCCGAGCTGATTTATCTTCGCTCTCGGGTTTAGTGAGCTCGCGGATATTATCAGCTGAAGATCGTGAAAAACGTGTGTCTAATTCTAATTCTAATTGTAATTCTTCACAATTAGATCCAACAAATCAAATGGGAAGACTATCGGAGTTCACCCAAGAATTTGGACACTCCGGAAAGCATGATCGGAAAGACCTTTCCCGGAGATACATGGAAAGTGGAAGATCTAGTACTAAGGAACCTGCTCAG AATGGTCATGGATACAAGGGAAACAACAAGATCCATTTCTCGGGTCCATTGGGTTCATCAAATGCAAATGTGGACCAGATGCTGAAAGATCATGATCGACATATTCAAGAAGCTGCAAGAAGAGCGCGCCTTGATAGGACAAGGCTCTCCAAAGATAAAGCAGATGCAACACAAATGATGGCAAACCCTATTTATATGTCTAGCCGCAGACCCAGGTAA
- the LOC111899886 gene encoding 30S ribosomal protein S9, mitochondrial, giving the protein MLSRILSKPSSLRFVALISSSQSHYKHHHPPLVQNPTSSTFFSINSRYFSTNRGDGSKSSDIWKISSGNEESIESVFGKETESLEGIAGGEDAVEEKSWFSVESKEKGGNGEEDDIFKVIESERKGAEVSGADTWGAEEGVKDWNFVVGDQKEGDGEDGIFDIGDAGVSELAELDVNVDEKMASQKKEEDRLLEIEEKALSEVLKGPNHAFGDLIAASGITDEMLDSLMALKDLDDVPGLPSLSAIEDMRYEKNTRKSTRADIERQKQEEIAKSRVRQVDTQGRAYGTGKRKCSIARVWIEPGEGKFVINDKQFDVYFPMLDQRAALLRPLSETKTLGLLDVNCTVKGGGVSGQIGAIRLGMSRALQNWAPDQFRPPLKEVGFLTRDSRIVERKKPGKAKARKSFQWVKR; this is encoded by the exons ATGCTATCTCGTATACTCTCTAAACCCTCAAGCCTCCGTTTTGTAGCCCTAATCTCATCATCTCAATCTCACTACAAACATCACCATCCTCCCCTGGTTCAAAACCCTACCTCCTCTACTTTCTTCTCAATCAACTCTCGCTATTTTTCCACCAATCGCGGAGACGGTAGTAAATCGTCCGATATCTGGAAGATTTCGTCGGGAAATGAAGAAAGCATCGAATCTGTGTTCGGTAAAGAAACTGAGAGCCTCGAAGGTATTGCTGGTGGAGAGGATGCAGTAGAGGAGAAGTCTTGGTTTAGTGTTGAATCGAAGGAGAAAGGAGGTAATGGTGAAGAAGATGATATTTTCAAGGTAATAGAGAGTGAGAGGAAAGGGGCTGAAGTGAGTGGTGCTGATACGTGGGGGGCGGAGGAAGGAGTTAAGGACTGGAATTTTGTGGTGGGAGATCAGAAAGAGGGAGACGGAGAAGATGGGATCTTTGATATTGGAGATGCAGGGGTTTCGGAATTGGCTGAGCTTGATGTTAATGTAGATGAAAAAATGGCGAGtcaaaagaaagaagaagataGATTACTGGAGATTGAGGAGAAAGCTCTATCAGAGGTACTCAAAG GTCCAAATCATGCATTTGGCGACTTGATTGCTGCATCAGGAATCACAGATGAAATGCTGGATAGTTTAATGGCTCTGAAAGACTTAGATGATGTTCCAGGATTGCCCTCACTGAGTGCAATTGAGGACATGCGATATGAAAAGAACACGAGGAAGTCAACTAGGGCAGACATTGAGCGACAAAAGCAAGAGGAAATTGCCAAATCAAGGGTAAGACAGGTTGATACTCAGGGTAGGGCTTATGGGACTGGAAAAAGGAAATGTAGTATTGCCCGTGTATGGATTGAACCTGGTGAGGGTAAATTTGTCATTAATGACAAACAATTTGATGTCTATTTCCCCATGCTTGATCAACGAGCAGCTCTTCTTCGGCCTCTGTCGGAGACCAAAACATTGGGCCTTCTTGATGTTAATTGTACTGTTAAAGGAGGCGGTGTGTCAG GTCAAATTGGTGCAATTCGTCTTGGTATGAGCAGGGCATTACAAAACTGGGCACCAGATCAATTCCGTCCTCCTTTGAAAGAAG TGGGTTTCTTGACAAGAGACTCGAGGATTGTGGAAAGGAAGAAACCTGGTAAGGCCAAAGCAAGAAAGAGCTTCCAATGGGTTAAGCGTTGA
- the LOC111899878 gene encoding molybdate transporter 1, translated as MESNNYQSPPRTTPPVTTTTLAKKLKDNLIFRSKWAELNGAMGDLGTYIPIVLALTLAADLNLGTTLIFTGVYNIVTGAIYGVPMPVQPMKSIAAVAISDPDFGIPETMAAGICTGAVLIFLGATGLMQLAYRLIPLPVVRGIQLAQGLSFAMTAVKYIRKVQDFSTSKSKGNRNWLGLDGLVLAIVCFCFITIVNGGGQEPENENDEESQDNKRRNWRRNVVSYLPSAFIVFLLGVILAIIREPKVLKGFKLGPSSIQVVKISKGAWKRGFVKGTIPQLPLSILNSVIAVCKLSTDLFPEKTVTPTSVSVTVGLMNLTGCWFGAMPTCHGAGGLAGQYKFGGRSGGCVALLGAAKLLLGLILGSSIVRILISFPVGVLGVLLLFAGVELAMCARDMKAKEDSFVVLICTAVSLVGSSAALGFVVGMVVHLILRLRKLGGPDEIRSFSSFWMNSP; from the coding sequence ATGGAGTCCAACAACTATCAATCCCCACCGCGAACCACCCCCCCTGTCACCACCACCACCCTGGCCAAAAAGCTGAAAGACAATCTGATTTTCCGATCAAAATGGGCGGAACTGAACGGTGCAATGGGTGACTTAGGGACCTACATACCCATCGTTTTAGCATTAACACTTGCCGCTGACCTCAACTTGGGCACCACATTGATTTTCACCGGCGTTTACAATATCGTAACAGGAGCAATCTACGGCGTCCCTATGCCCGTCCAACCTATGAAGTCAATTGCTGCGGTGGCTATCTCCGACCCCGATTTTGGGATCCCGGAGACCATGGCCGCCGGAATCTGCACAGGTGCAGTTTTAATTTTTCTGGGTGCGACCGGTCTCATGCAGCTAGCTTACCGGCTGATTCCGTTGCCGGTGGTCAGGGGAATTCAGCTAGCACAAGGTCTATCATTTGCCATGACTGCAGTCAAGTACATACGGAAAGTTCAAGACTTTTCAACGTCAAAATCCAAAGGGAATCGGAATTGGTTAGGACTCGATGGGTTAGTTCTCGCAATCGTTTGCTTTTGCTTTATCACGATTGTTAATGGTGGAGGCCAAGAACCCGAAAACGAAAACGATGAAGAGAGTCAAGATAATAAACGAAGAAACTGGAGAAGGAACGTGGTAAGTTATTTACCCTCAGCGTTTATTGTGTTCCTGTTAGGGGTAATTTTGGCAATCATAAGAGAGCCTAAAGTGCTGAAAGGGTTCAAACTGGGGCCATCTTCTATACAAGTAGTTAAAATTTCGAAAGGTGCTTGGAAACGAGGGTTTGTGAAGGGCACAATTCCACAATTGCCCTTGTCCATTCTTAACTCGGTTATCGCAGTTTGCAAACTATCGACCGATCTTTTTCCCGAAAAAACCGTGACACCAACCTCGGTTTCCGTAACGGTCGGGTTGATGAACTTAACCGGATGTTGGTTCGGTGCAATGCCGACTTGTCATGGGGCGGGTGGGTTAGCGGGTCAGTATAAGTTCGGAGGGAGAAGTGGTGGGTGTGTAGCGTTACTTGGTGCAGCTAAATTGTTGCTAGGGTTGATACTTGGGAGCTCTATCGTAAGGATTTTGATCTCGTTTCCTGTTGGGGTTTTAGGTGTGCTGTTGTTGTTTGCTGGTGTTGAGCTAGCGATGTGTGCTAGGGATATGAAGGCGAAGGAGGATTCGTTTGTTGTGCTTATTTGCACTGCGGTTTCGCTGGTTGGATCGAGTGCAGCTTTAGGGTTTGTGGTGGGTATGGTTGTGCATCTAATTCTAAGGCTTCGGAAATTGGGTGGGCCAGATGAAATTCGATCTTTCTCTTCCTTTTGGATGAATAGTCCGTAA